In Thiovibrio frasassiensis, one DNA window encodes the following:
- a CDS encoding methylenetetrahydrofolate reductase C-terminal domain-containing protein, producing MIIAERKPLNEIMDMVKDAKRILVLGCRGCVTICSAGGEREVEILASLIRLGKQKAGQEVTTIEATLVRQCDKEYIDSIDQWDGQYDAIVSMACGVGVNFIANLHPMAKVYPGVNTSSFGGSAEQGVWSEQCAGCGNCILHLTGGLCPVARCAKSLMNGPCGGSVDGRCEINKDVPCIWQSIHDKMVRIDNAAGLAAIAPIRDWSTSGHGGPRKTVRNDLTV from the coding sequence ATGATTATTGCCGAAAGAAAACCACTCAATGAAATCATGGACATGGTGAAGGACGCCAAACGCATCCTGGTTCTGGGCTGCCGCGGCTGCGTGACGATCTGTTCCGCCGGCGGGGAACGCGAGGTGGAGATCCTTGCCTCCCTGATCCGTCTGGGCAAGCAGAAGGCCGGTCAGGAGGTTACAACCATCGAGGCCACCCTGGTCCGCCAGTGCGACAAGGAATATATCGACTCCATCGACCAATGGGACGGCCAGTACGACGCCATCGTTTCCATGGCCTGCGGGGTGGGGGTCAACTTTATCGCCAATCTGCACCCCATGGCCAAGGTATATCCCGGGGTGAACACCTCTTCCTTCGGCGGCTCCGCCGAACAGGGGGTATGGAGCGAACAATGCGCCGGTTGCGGCAACTGCATCCTCCACCTCACCGGCGGCCTCTGCCCGGTGGCCCGCTGCGCCAAAAGCCTGATGAACGGCCCCTGCGGCGGTTCGGTGGACGGGCGCTGCGAAATCAACAAGGATGTGCCCTGCATCTGGCAGTCCATTCACGACAAAATGGTCCGCATCGACAATGCGGCCGGGCTTGCCGCCATCGCCCCGATCCGGGACTGGTCCACCTCCGGCCACGGCGGCCCGCGCAAAACCGTGCGCAACGACCTGACTGTCTGA
- the secG gene encoding preprotein translocase subunit SecG, translated as MITLLTVVHILICLFLIVIVLLQHGKGADMGAAFGGSSQTVFGTEGPLPLLNKITTWAAVFFMVTSISLAYMSSRTGDGSVMKEVVAPVAEPHNAPIPLPAADGAAPQVPAQGK; from the coding sequence ATGATCACCTTACTGACCGTTGTTCATATCCTTATCTGTCTCTTCCTCATCGTGATTGTTTTGTTGCAGCACGGCAAGGGTGCCGACATGGGCGCGGCATTTGGCGGTTCCAGTCAGACCGTTTTTGGAACGGAAGGCCCGTTGCCTCTGTTGAACAAGATTACGACCTGGGCGGCGGTTTTCTTCATGGTGACCTCCATCTCCCTGGCGTATATGTCAAGCAGAACCGGGGATGGTTCGGTTATGAAAGAGGTTGTTGCTCCGGTGGCGGAACCGCACAATGCACCGATTCCCTTGCCTGCCGCGGACGGGGCTGCGCCGCAAGTACCGGCCCAGGGTAAGTAA